The Rhodobacter sp. 24-YEA-8 DNA segment CGCCCGTTCTGGCCATTGGCGAAGAAACGGCCATTTTCCGGATCTTCGGCGAGGAAATTCTGCAGGAAATCTTCCGTGACCTCATAGGCCGCCTGACTGATGGTCGGGCCGATGACCGCGCGGATCCGCGTGCGGCTGGCCCCGATGGCCTCCATCGCGTCAACAGTCGCCTCAAGCACGCCAGTCATGGCACCGCGCCAGCCGGCATGGGCCGCGCCAATCACGCCGCCCTCGGGGTCGGAAAACAGCACCGGCTGGCAATCCGCGGTCAGCACCGACAGCGCGACGCCTGGCAGACGGGTCACCATCGCATCGGCTCGCGGGCGTTCGACCGAGCCGCCGGGGGGCGCGGTCACTGTCACCACATCGGGGGAATGGACCTGATGCACCGAGAGCAGCCCATCGGCCCCGACCCCCATCGCCTCGGCCACGCGGGCACGATTGATCGCCACGATTTCCGCTTGGTCGGTGGAGCCGAAGCCGCAATTCAGCCCGGCGAAGATCCCCGAAGAGGCGCCGCCCTTGCGGGTGAAAAAGCCGTGACGCTGCGGGATCGCCCCGGAGGTGATGATTTCAAGCATCGTCTCTGCCTCCCCTGGCAGCGCTTTGGTCCATGGTGTTCCCGATCGGAAATCCCGCAGGGGGCGGCGATCCGGCCGGATGGATGGCAAGGGCTTTGAACAAGGTCCCCATTTCTGCGGGATCGGTCAAGCGGCGTGCGGCGGCAAGCGGGTCATTGCGTGCAGCAATCGGATGGGCGGCAAGTTGCTGAGCCCGGGCCCCGATGCCAAGCGCGGTCAAAAGCGCGCCCTGGGTCGTATAAGAGGCTGCGGCGGGCAAAGCCGCCCGGGCCAGCGCCGCGAAATCGACATGGGCGGTCAGATCGGCCTCGCCGGGTGTGGCAAAGGGGTCGACATAGGCATGGTCGCGCATGGCCTGGAATGTATCGCCAAGGCTCTGCCAGTCCCCGTAATCGACGATCAGCGCCAGCCCGCCATGGCGGCCGATGCGGCCCGAGATTTCAGCCATGATCGGAGCGGCGGCAGGGCAGATCTCGACGATGCGGCCTTCGGCGATATCCTGACGGTGATCAAGCGCGGCCAGCGGGCCGGGCGGCGCGCGGCCGGGGGTCAGCGCTTCATCCGAAAGGCCGACCATGGTTTCCGCCCAGCCGCCGCTCTGACGGGTGAACTGGCGGATCGGCAGCGCGTCAAAAAACTCATTGGCCAGAAGAAACAGCGGCGCCTCGGGCAGATCCTGCACCAGAGACAGCCAGCGCGGCTGATGCCCGGCAAGGGTCTTCGCCTGGATGCCGCGCAGGGTCGCGGAGGTCTCTACCAGCACCAGATCGGCGGCGGCGTGGAACCCCGGCACGCGGGCGGTGGCGCGCAGGACATCGGCCATCAGCGTGCCACGCCCCGGCCCGCATTCGGCCAGGGTAAAGCGCGCAGGCGCGCCCTGATCCAGCCAGGATTGCGCGAGGCACAGCCCCAGCAATTCCCCAAACATCTGGCTGATTTCGGGGGCGGTGGTGAAGTCTCCGGCCTGGCCGAAAGGGTCGCGGGTGGCGTAATAGCCAAAACGCGGATGCATGAGGCAGTCGGCCATATATTCGGCAAGGCTGACCGGTCCGCTGGCGCGGATGCGGGCGGCGATCAGCTCTGCCAGCGGCGTCACGGTGCGACCGTCTGCGCCCCGGATCTGCGCAGGGCAAACCACAACCCGATCAGGATCATCGGCAGCGACAAGGCCTGGCCCATGGTCAGCCCCCAGCCGTTGATATGGAAGGCAAGGCCCAGCAGATTGTCCGGCCCGACGAATTGCGCATCGGGCTGGCGGACGAATTCGACAAGGAACCGCGCAAGCCCATAGCCCGCGATGAACACGCCCATGATCCGGCCCGGAAAGCGCAGCCAGCCGCGTTTCCAGACCAGCCAGAAAATCAGGGCGCCGAGCAGCAGCCCTTCAAGCGCCGCCTCGTAAAGCTGGCTTGGATGGCGCGCGCAAAGGGTGATCACGCCGGGGCAGTTCTGTGCCGCCTCGCCGGGGAAGATTACGCCCCAGGGCAGATCGGTCTGCCGGCCCCAGAGCTCGGCATTGATGAAATTCGCAAGCCGCCCGAATAGCAGGCCCGGCGTCACGGCATAGGCGAAAAGATCCCCGACCGAGAGCGGCGCGAGGCCTTCGCGCCGGGCAAAGATCAGCCCGGCCACTGCGACCCCCAGGAACCCGCCATGGAAGGACATCCCGCCATCCCAGAGCCTGAGCGCGGCCATCGGATCGGCCATGAAATTCTCGGGCGAAAGATAGCGCCCGGGCTGGTAGAACAGCACATAGCCCAGCCGCCCGCCGATGATCACGCCAAGGATCACCCAGGTCAGCAGGCGCTCTACCTGTTCCGATGTCATCGGCGCGGTGCCCGGCGCCCAGAGCCGCGCGGTTTTCACGGCCTTTGTCACCAGAAACCAGCCCAGCAGCAGCCCGGCAATATAGGCGACCGCATACCAGCGCAGGGCGAAACTCATGCCGAACAGCTCGACCGAAAAAATGTCAGGGGAGAGATTCGGGAAAGGGATCATCCTGCGCTCCTGCTGGCGGCCGGGGCGCAACCGCCTGGCCCGAGATGCTTGTCATGTGACGCTTTTACGTGAGACGCTTGTCTTGCGGGCAGGGGATGAAGTCAACTGCAAGGGCCGCGCCGCAACCGGGGCCTCAACACTTGTGAACAGGCGTGCGGGCGCGCATATAGGGTCAAAGCGACCCGGACCCCCCGGGGCTGACGACAAGGGATGGCCGAGATGCAGAGCCGCAACAAATTCCTCGACGATATGAGCCAGCTCATGACCAATGCCATGGGCGTGGCCCAGGGCGCGCGGACCGAAGCCGAAACCGCGATGAAAAGCATGGTCGACCGCTGGATGGCCGGGCGCGACTTCGTCACCCGCGAGGAATTCGACGCGGTGCGGCTGATGGCGCAAAAGGCGCGCGAAGAGAATGAGGCGCTCTCGGCCCGGATCGCGGCGCTTGAGGCGGCATCGGGCGGCGTAAAGGCGAAGTAACCCCGGATTCCCCCTGAGCCTTTACCCACCGTCAGGTGTGGGAAATGTAAAAGGCACCGGATCGCTCCGGTGCCTTTGTTGTTTCGGGCAGGCGGCGTCAGGGGCGGATCTGATCCATCAGCGCGCGCCAGTCGAGATAGGCTTTTTCCTGATCGGGCAGCGGTGTCAGATCGCCGCCGGCCCTGATCAGCGTCGCAATCGTGCGCGCTTTCAGCTCTGGCTCTTCGCTGCAGGCGCGCGTGCTGTTGTCCAGAAGATCAAAGGCCGGCGTCTCGTATTTCGCGATGATCCCGTCGGTATCCAGCTTCAGTTCGCCATAGGCCAAAAGGTCGAAGCCGTCGGTCAGCAGCGAATGTTCCTCATCCGAAAGGCTCGCCTCCGGGCAGTTCTGGCTGAGGACGAGGGTGTTTTGCATATCTGAAAGCAGCTGGTCAGCCGCGACCGGATCCTGCGCGATCCCCGACATATCGGGCAGCGTGATATAGACTTTGCCATCGGCGAGCGCCGCCGTTGCGCCAAGGCCGAGTGTGACAGCGGCGGCCAGGAAGATGCGTTTCATCTGGGTAACCTCACAGAGTTGCCACCTGACTATTGCGCCGCGCCGGGGGATGCGAACAGGGCGGGTTTCCTGACCCGCCGGCTTTGCCCGCCGGTCTTTCTTCACAATTCAGCGATCCCTGCACAGATCCGGTGCGGGAATCGCTGTTTTAGCAGGGCCGGAGCATCTCTATCTGAGAGGGGAAACATTTTCGTGAGAAGGGAGAGCGATCTCATGACGACCCCGATCCATCCCGCGACCCGCGTGGGCCATGTGCATCTCAAGGTCTCGGATCTTGACCGTGCAATTGGCTTTTACTCCGGTGTTCTGGGCTTCGAAGTCACCCAACGTTACGGCACCCAGGCGGCATTCTTGTCGGCAGGCGGCTATCACCACCATATCGGGCTGAACACCTGGGAATCGCTTGGCGGCACGCGCCCGGGCCCGGGGACGGTGGGTCTCTACCATTCGGCCTTTCTCTATCCGGATCGCAAGGCGCTGGCCAATGCGCTCAAACGCCTGAGCGAGGCGGGCTATCCGCTGACCGGCGCTTCGGATCATGGGGTGAGCGAGGCGCTTTACCTGGATGACCCGGATGGCAATGGCGTGGAGCTTTACTGGGACCGCCCCGAGGCCGACTGGCCGCATGACGAGAAGGGCGGGCTGATGATGACCACCCGCCGCCTCGATACCGCGAAACTTCTGGCGGAGGCTGACTGAACCCTAGCGCCGGATCAGCCGGGTCGCGGCTGAAGCGGCCCAGCCGGCAAAGGCGGCAATCGCCAGCGACAGCAGGCCGTAAAACAATGGCTGCTCGCGCGAGAGGTTGAAGACCATACGTTCCAGCCCCTCTTTGCGCACCCGGATCCAGCGTTCGTGGTTGGCGATGACCTTGCCATCGCGCAAGAGGAACATCCGCACCCGGTAGACGCCTTCGGTCAGGTTCGAGGGCAATGTGAGATCGGCGCGAAACAGCGTCTGTTCTGACAGCTGGACACGGTTTTCCAGCATCCGGTAGCGCCCCTCATTGGTGCGCACCCGGATCATCGAGCGGATGAATTCGCCCTCGGCCAGAAGGATCGGGAAAAGCGGCATCGTATCCGGGTCGCCGCCCCGGGCGACCCAGGCCTCGGTCGCGGCATCGGCGGCTTCAAGATGCACCAGCTGGTCGATGGAGATCGCATGTTTGCGGTTCTCCTCGGCGCTCAGGATCTCGTCGAGCTTGCCGGTGGTGGCCACGGCGTAGAAGCTGGGCGCGCTGGAAATATTGACAGAGTCGCGGTTGATCCAGATGCCTGCGGTGCGTTCCTTGCGCCTGACGGTGACCGGGCCCGAGGGGCCCTCGGCGGTCACGATCACATCGAGCCGCCCCTGTGGCGCCGGCGCGTCGCGCCGGACGGCGCCATAGACGAGGATCTCGTCGCCATCGAAATTTGCGGTGATCGAGACGCGGTTCTGGCTCAGGCCCGAGACGATTGTCTCGGTCGGGGCGTCCTGTACCGCATCCGGCGCGGCGTCCTGCGCCAGAGCAGGGCCTGTGAGGATCAGCGCGGCGATCAGGGTAAGCCGCCTCATGGCAGCACCCCGGGCATCACCGAATACAGCTCGACCGGGCGGAGCAGCAGATCAACCGCAATCCTGAGCGCGACCGCAACGACGAGCAGCGACAAAAGGACCCGCAGCTGTTCGGCCTTGAGATAGACCCCGACACGGCTGCCGATCTGCGCCCCGATCACGCCGCCAAGGATCAGCACCAGCGCCAGCATCATATCGACGGTCTGCGAGGTGACCGAATGCATGATGGTGGTAAAGGCCGAGACGAAGATGATCTGGAAAAGCGAAGTGCCGATCACGACCTTGGTGGGCATCCCCAGCAGGTAAATCATCGCCGGCACCAGGATGAAGCCACCGCCCACCCCCATGATCGCGGCCAGAAAGCCGGTGAAAGCGCCGATTGCCATTGGCGGGATCACCGAAATATAAAGGCCCGAGGCGCGGAATTTCATCTTGAACGGCAGGCCATGCGCCCAGGAATGGGTATGGGCGCGGCGGATCTGCACTTTGCCGCCACGGGTGCGCAATAGGGCGCGCAGGCTTTCCTGCAACATCGTCGCCCCGATGAAGCCAAGGAAAACGACATAAGAGATCTGCACGAACAGATCGACCTGGCCCAGTGACTGCATCAGCGCAAAGACCCAGATCCCGATGGCCGAGCCGATGAAACCGCCCGCCAGCAGCACGGTTCCCATGCGGAAATCGACCGCTTTGCGCTTCATCTGCGCCAGCACACCCGAGACCGAAGAGGCCACGACCTGGTTCGCGCCGGTCGCCACCGCCACCGCAGGCGGCACGCCGATGAAGAACAACAGGGGGGTGATCAGAAAGCCGCCGCCAACCCCGAACATTCCCGAAAGAAAGCCCACGATGCCGCCGATCCCGAAGAGCAGGAAAATATTGACCGAGACCTCGGCGATGGGGAGGTAGAGCTGCATTGCAAAAGAGGCCAGGCCGGATCAGCAGGGGAAGTCCTGGCGCAGGTTTGCCCGCCTGCGCCAGGAAGTCAAACCGGCTTTCGCCTCACGCGGGATCACAAAGGTAACGGCGCGGGATCCGTTCCAGTTTTGCCGCACCTGTCGGGGCCATGGCCTTGATGTGATCGGAAAGGAGCATCTGATCCCCGGGCGGGATTTCGGGTCGCAGGCTGCCGGCGGCATTCGTCACGATCAGATCGGTTGCGACAGGATCGCGCAGGGTATTCAGGTCAGCGCGCATCGCGGCTGCGTTGCCGTTCTCTTCTCAATGCTCGCGCGCAAAGACCGCGACGCGGATACCCTCCGGCGTGCCAATATGGCGATGCGGCTTATGGCCCGAGACGGAGACATGCTGGAAGCCGGGC contains these protein-coding regions:
- the pgeF gene encoding peptidoglycan editing factor PgeF, with the translated sequence MLEIITSGAIPQRHGFFTRKGGASSGIFAGLNCGFGSTDQAEIVAINRARVAEAMGVGADGLLSVHQVHSPDVVTVTAPPGGSVERPRADAMVTRLPGVALSVLTADCQPVLFSDPEGGVIGAAHAGWRGAMTGVLEATVDAMEAIGASRTRIRAVIGPTISQAAYEVTEDFLQNFLAEDPENGRFFANGQNGRYQFDLPAYGLHRLRGAGIGHAEWVRHCTYGDPDRFFSYRRTTHAGEADYGRLIASIRL
- a CDS encoding class I SAM-dependent methyltransferase; its protein translation is MTPLAELIAARIRASGPVSLAEYMADCLMHPRFGYYATRDPFGQAGDFTTAPEISQMFGELLGLCLAQSWLDQGAPARFTLAECGPGRGTLMADVLRATARVPGFHAAADLVLVETSATLRGIQAKTLAGHQPRWLSLVQDLPEAPLFLLANEFFDALPIRQFTRQSGGWAETMVGLSDEALTPGRAPPGPLAALDHRQDIAEGRIVEICPAAAPIMAEISGRIGRHGGLALIVDYGDWQSLGDTFQAMRDHAYVDPFATPGEADLTAHVDFAALARAALPAAASYTTQGALLTALGIGARAQQLAAHPIAARNDPLAAARRLTDPAEMGTLFKALAIHPAGSPPPAGFPIGNTMDQSAARGGRDDA
- the lgt gene encoding prolipoprotein diacylglyceryl transferase, whose protein sequence is MIPFPNLSPDIFSVELFGMSFALRWYAVAYIAGLLLGWFLVTKAVKTARLWAPGTAPMTSEQVERLLTWVILGVIIGGRLGYVLFYQPGRYLSPENFMADPMAALRLWDGGMSFHGGFLGVAVAGLIFARREGLAPLSVGDLFAYAVTPGLLFGRLANFINAELWGRQTDLPWGVIFPGEAAQNCPGVITLCARHPSQLYEAALEGLLLGALIFWLVWKRGWLRFPGRIMGVFIAGYGLARFLVEFVRQPDAQFVGPDNLLGLAFHINGWGLTMGQALSLPMILIGLWFALRRSGAQTVAP
- a CDS encoding accessory factor UbiK family protein; the protein is MQSRNKFLDDMSQLMTNAMGVAQGARTEAETAMKSMVDRWMAGRDFVTREEFDAVRLMAQKAREENEALSARIAALEAASGGVKAK
- a CDS encoding VOC family protein, whose translation is MTTPIHPATRVGHVHLKVSDLDRAIGFYSGVLGFEVTQRYGTQAAFLSAGGYHHHIGLNTWESLGGTRPGPGTVGLYHSAFLYPDRKALANALKRLSEAGYPLTGASDHGVSEALYLDDPDGNGVELYWDRPEADWPHDEKGGLMMTTRRLDTAKLLAEAD
- a CDS encoding TIGR02186 family protein; amino-acid sequence: MRRLTLIAALILTGPALAQDAAPDAVQDAPTETIVSGLSQNRVSITANFDGDEILVYGAVRRDAPAPQGRLDVIVTAEGPSGPVTVRRKERTAGIWINRDSVNISSAPSFYAVATTGKLDEILSAEENRKHAISIDQLVHLEAADAATEAWVARGGDPDTMPLFPILLAEGEFIRSMIRVRTNEGRYRMLENRVQLSEQTLFRADLTLPSNLTEGVYRVRMFLLRDGKVIANHERWIRVRKEGLERMVFNLSREQPLFYGLLSLAIAAFAGWAASAATRLIRR
- a CDS encoding sulfite exporter TauE/SafE family protein, which encodes MQLYLPIAEVSVNIFLLFGIGGIVGFLSGMFGVGGGFLITPLLFFIGVPPAVAVATGANQVVASSVSGVLAQMKRKAVDFRMGTVLLAGGFIGSAIGIWVFALMQSLGQVDLFVQISYVVFLGFIGATMLQESLRALLRTRGGKVQIRRAHTHSWAHGLPFKMKFRASGLYISVIPPMAIGAFTGFLAAIMGVGGGFILVPAMIYLLGMPTKVVIGTSLFQIIFVSAFTTIMHSVTSQTVDMMLALVLILGGVIGAQIGSRVGVYLKAEQLRVLLSLLVVAVALRIAVDLLLRPVELYSVMPGVLP